The following coding sequences lie in one Saimiri boliviensis isolate mSaiBol1 chromosome 6, mSaiBol1.pri, whole genome shotgun sequence genomic window:
- the LOC101054089 gene encoding large ribosomal subunit protein eL32-like, whose product MAALRPQVKPKIIKKRTKKFIQHQSDWYVKIKHNWQKPKGIDNRVRRRFKGQILMPNTGYGNKKTKHMLPSGFQKFLVHNVKELEVLLMCNKSYCAETAHNVSSKNLKAIMERPAQLAIRVTNARLCSEENE is encoded by the coding sequence ATGGCCGCCCTTAGACCCCAGGTGAAACCCAAGATCATCAAAAAGAGAACCAAGAAGTTCATCCAGCATCAGTCAGACTGGTATGTCAAAATTAAGCATAACTGGCAGAAACCCAAAGGTATTGACAACAGGGTTCGTAGAAGGTTCAAGGGCCAGATCTTGATGCCTAACACTGGTTATgggaacaagaaaacaaagcacatgCTGCCCAGTGGTTTCCAGAAATTTCTGGTCCACAACGTCAAGGAGCTGGAAGTGCTGCTGATGTGCAACAAATCTTACTGTGCTGAGACTGCTCACAATGTTTCTTCCAAGAACCTCAAAGCCATCATGGAAAGACCTGCCCAGCTGGCCATCAGAGTCACCAATGCCAGGCTGTGCAGTGAAGAAAATGAGTAG